The following proteins are encoded in a genomic region of Maribacter hydrothermalis:
- a CDS encoding S41 family peptidase: protein MNKKYSFLLPIIIASAIAIGFFIGGKLNFNDSPERLFSTNSKKDKLNRLIDYIDYEYVDDVNTDSIVDVTVNSILEKLDPHSVYISEKEMDRVSDNMKGDFVGIGVNFYAYKDTITVIKTVKDGPSFVKGILPGDRILMADNDTLFGKDFPSEIIVEKLKGKEGTTVDLKIFRKAENKTFNIKVKRGVVPLKSIEAYYMLTKDIGYIKVNRFAESTYKEFKISLIELQKRGAKKLVLDLRDNPGGYLGMAEEIADEFLKDGKLILFTKNKKGKINKSFATDEGSFEDKPVYVLINERSASASEIVAGALQDNDIGTIIGRRSFGKGLVQREMALGDGSAVRLTVSRYYTPTGRSIQKSYANGTKDYYQRFTDRYHSGEMISVDSIKVADSLKFTTPLGKVVYGGGGIIPDVFIPIGSNEEEAVESMDNLGFLSFFVFEHLEEDRERYAQYNQEEFVNDFKVDDILFEKFVEYSVDRNLRMNFYDHEKSIKLFLKASIAEQLFNTNIHAKIKADEDTMLQKVLELDGSVVQQQDSGLIKANN from the coding sequence ATGAATAAAAAATATAGTTTCCTTTTACCTATAATTATAGCCTCAGCTATTGCTATTGGCTTTTTTATAGGAGGAAAACTTAATTTTAATGATTCACCAGAAAGACTTTTTTCTACCAATTCTAAAAAGGATAAACTTAATAGACTTATAGATTATATCGACTATGAATATGTTGACGATGTTAATACAGATAGTATAGTTGATGTTACGGTAAATAGTATTCTCGAAAAATTAGATCCACATTCTGTATATATTTCCGAAAAAGAAATGGATCGTGTTTCCGATAATATGAAAGGCGATTTCGTGGGTATAGGAGTAAATTTTTATGCATATAAAGATACTATCACAGTTATTAAAACGGTTAAAGATGGTCCTAGTTTTGTAAAGGGTATTTTGCCAGGCGACCGTATTTTAATGGCTGATAACGACACCCTATTTGGCAAAGATTTCCCTAGTGAGATCATTGTTGAAAAGCTAAAAGGCAAAGAGGGTACCACAGTAGACCTAAAAATATTCAGAAAAGCTGAAAATAAAACATTTAATATAAAAGTGAAACGTGGTGTTGTCCCTTTAAAAAGTATAGAGGCTTACTACATGCTTACCAAAGATATTGGCTATATTAAAGTCAATAGATTCGCAGAATCTACATATAAAGAGTTTAAAATTTCTTTGATAGAATTACAAAAGAGGGGAGCAAAAAAACTAGTTCTTGATTTGCGTGATAACCCTGGTGGATACTTAGGAATGGCTGAAGAAATTGCCGATGAATTTTTAAAGGATGGGAAGCTAATTTTATTTACAAAGAATAAAAAGGGTAAAATAAACAAGAGTTTTGCAACTGATGAAGGTAGTTTTGAAGATAAACCTGTTTACGTACTTATTAACGAAAGGTCTGCTTCTGCAAGTGAAATAGTTGCCGGTGCGCTTCAGGATAATGATATAGGCACTATTATTGGTCGTCGTTCTTTTGGAAAAGGTTTAGTTCAGCGAGAAATGGCTTTAGGTGATGGTTCTGCAGTTCGTTTAACGGTTTCAAGATATTATACACCCACTGGGAGAAGTATTCAAAAATCATATGCAAATGGTACTAAAGATTATTATCAGCGCTTTACGGATAGATATCATAGTGGAGAAATGATTTCAGTTGATAGCATTAAAGTTGCAGATTCCTTAAAATTTACAACTCCTTTGGGTAAGGTTGTTTACGGCGGTGGAGGTATAATACCTGATGTTTTTATTCCAATAGGAAGTAATGAGGAGGAGGCAGTTGAGAGTATGGATAATTTGGGCTTTCTTTCTTTTTTCGTGTTTGAACATTTAGAAGAAGACCGAGAACGGTATGCGCAATACAACCAAGAAGAGTTTGTGAACGATTTTAAAGTAGATGATATTCTTTTTGAAAAATTTGTGGAGTACTCTGTAGATCGAAATTTACGAATGAACTTCTATGACCACGAAAAAAGCATTAAATTATTTTTAAAAGCAAGTATTGCAGAGCAATTGTTCAATACCAATATACATGCTAAAATTAAAGCTGATGAAGACACTATGCTTCAAAAAGTTTTAGAATTAGACGGTAGCGTGGTTCAACAACAGGATTCTGGCTTAATAAAAGCCAATAACTAA
- a CDS encoding enoyl-CoA hydratase/isomerase family protein, with protein sequence MSYETLLIEKEATTAIVTINRPNKLNALNKETIGELQSAFKDLQKDKAIKAIILTGSGEKAFVAGADISEFSDFSEKEGKKLAADGQKKLFNFIENLNTPVIAAINGFALGGGLELAMACHFRVASDNAKMGLPEVSLGVIPGYGGTQRLPKLVGKGRAMEMIMTAGMISAEQALSYGLVNHVTTQEELLSLCHKIIGKITNNSSVAISYAIKAINAGFKNTVNGYDKEIEAFGACFGTDDFAEGTTAFLEKRKAEFPGS encoded by the coding sequence ATGTCATACGAAACTTTATTAATTGAAAAAGAGGCAACCACCGCTATAGTGACTATTAATCGTCCAAATAAATTAAACGCTTTAAATAAAGAAACTATTGGGGAGTTGCAAAGTGCCTTTAAAGATTTACAAAAAGATAAGGCCATAAAAGCTATCATATTAACCGGTAGTGGAGAAAAGGCATTTGTTGCAGGTGCGGATATTTCAGAATTTTCTGATTTTAGTGAAAAGGAAGGAAAGAAATTAGCAGCTGATGGTCAAAAAAAGTTATTCAATTTCATTGAGAATTTAAACACTCCGGTAATAGCGGCTATTAATGGTTTTGCATTAGGTGGTGGATTGGAGTTGGCAATGGCATGTCATTTTAGAGTGGCAAGTGATAATGCTAAAATGGGCTTACCGGAAGTATCTTTAGGAGTAATACCAGGTTATGGCGGTACACAACGTTTACCTAAGTTAGTAGGGAAGGGTAGAGCAATGGAAATGATCATGACAGCAGGCATGATTTCTGCGGAACAAGCACTTTCATATGGTTTAGTAAATCATGTAACAACACAAGAAGAGCTGTTGTCTCTATGCCATAAAATTATTGGTAAGATTACCAATAACTCCTCAGTTGCCATTTCTTATGCAATAAAAGCGATAAATGCTGGTTTTAAGAATACTGTAAATGGTTATGACAAGGAAATTGAGGCTTTCGGCGCCTGTTTCGGTACTGATGATTTTGCCGAAGGCACTACTGCATTTTTAGAAAAAAGAAAAGCAGAATTTCCGGGTTCATGA
- a CDS encoding HD domain-containing protein yields MTNSEIVEVTINFVKKTLQNAEGGHDWFHIQRVFNNAILISKEEDVDVLVVSLGALLHDIADAKFNDGDESLGPKMAEDFLLSLTVPKRTVNHVTNIIKYSSFKASLTDGKIKKKLFSSKELRVVQDADRLDAIGAIGIARAFNYGGFKNRALYDPGTPPNLEMTKAEYKKSTAPTINHFYEKLLLLKDKMNTQTGKRLAEERHQYMLLFLEQFYKEWNPLKNLS; encoded by the coding sequence ATGACAAATTCTGAAATTGTAGAGGTTACGATCAATTTTGTTAAAAAAACTTTACAAAACGCGGAAGGTGGCCACGACTGGTTTCATATTCAACGTGTTTTCAATAACGCTATACTAATTTCAAAAGAAGAAGATGTAGATGTTTTAGTCGTTAGTCTTGGTGCTTTGCTACACGATATAGCAGATGCAAAATTTAATGATGGTGATGAATCTCTTGGACCTAAAATGGCCGAAGATTTTTTACTTTCATTGACCGTACCAAAACGTACAGTTAACCATGTTACCAACATAATTAAATATAGTTCGTTTAAGGCCAGCTTAACAGACGGTAAAATAAAAAAGAAGCTCTTTTCTTCTAAAGAATTAAGAGTAGTACAGGACGCTGACCGACTTGATGCCATTGGTGCAATTGGAATTGCTCGTGCATTTAATTATGGCGGATTCAAAAATCGTGCATTGTATGATCCTGGCACTCCACCGAATTTAGAAATGACTAAAGCTGAATATAAAAAATCTACTGCACCGACTATAAATCATTTCTATGAAAAGCTTCTTTTATTAAAGGATAAAATGAATACCCAAACTGGTAAACGTTTAGCGGAAGAAAGACATCAGTATATGTTGCTTTTTCTAGAGCAATTTTATAAAGAATGGAATCCTCTAAAAAACTTGAGTTAA
- a CDS encoding sensor histidine kinase, with product MILLVLIASVLIFGITVYQFREINIDYHENRMERKEEQIRQSIDLAIQKTTYPVTTENLGLIFKNEIYEIAVVQNMNFNIYSLEGELIKSSRPKFANDSISMCLDAEVLNKLEVSPIKRYVRENALAGDNYQASFTYIADQKFKPIGILNLPYFEDNSFNDHELKEFLLRLLGVYLLMLLMAISFAFFISKYITRSLETISTMMGRTNLSKQNKKIYIDNPGEEIEKLIAAYNGMIDELGQSAVKLARSEREQAWREMAKQVAHEIKNPLTPMRLTVQSFERKFDPNDPQIHEKLKEYSNTLIQQIDTMSSIASAFSNFAEMPAQQNETLNVVKIVKLALDIFNEDYIHFIADEEEIIAKLDRTQLIRVVTNLVKNAIQAVPDVKSPRVLVSVASEGDMVKISVADNGHGIEKDNEEKIFEPKFTTKTSGMGLGLGMVKNIVETYKGTIKFTSHLGRGTVFCVKFPKENI from the coding sequence ATGATTTTATTGGTGTTAATTGCATCTGTCTTAATTTTTGGCATTACTGTTTATCAGTTTAGGGAAATCAATATAGATTACCACGAAAATAGAATGGAGCGTAAGGAGGAACAGATACGCCAAAGTATTGACCTTGCCATTCAGAAAACAACTTATCCTGTTACCACTGAAAACTTAGGCCTTATTTTTAAAAATGAAATTTATGAGATTGCCGTAGTGCAAAACATGAATTTTAATATCTATAGCTTAGAAGGCGAGCTTATAAAAAGTTCACGACCAAAATTTGCCAATGATTCAATATCTATGTGTTTAGACGCTGAGGTTCTAAATAAATTAGAAGTAAGTCCTATTAAGCGTTATGTACGTGAAAATGCTTTAGCTGGCGATAATTACCAAGCCTCATTTACCTACATAGCAGACCAGAAATTTAAACCCATTGGTATTTTAAATCTACCTTATTTTGAGGATAATTCTTTCAACGACCATGAATTAAAAGAGTTTTTATTACGGTTATTAGGTGTGTATTTGTTGATGTTACTTATGGCGATATCATTCGCATTTTTTATCTCAAAATATATAACGCGATCTCTAGAAACAATATCTACTATGATGGGTAGAACGAATTTAAGCAAACAGAATAAAAAGATTTACATTGATAATCCTGGTGAAGAAATAGAAAAATTAATTGCTGCTTATAATGGAATGATTGATGAGTTAGGGCAAAGTGCAGTAAAATTGGCTCGTAGCGAACGAGAGCAGGCATGGCGGGAAATGGCAAAACAAGTGGCACATGAAATTAAGAACCCTCTTACGCCCATGCGATTAACGGTACAGAGTTTTGAACGTAAGTTTGATCCTAATGATCCTCAAATTCATGAGAAACTTAAGGAATATTCAAATACTTTAATTCAGCAAATAGATACTATGAGCAGTATTGCCTCTGCCTTCTCTAATTTTGCCGAAATGCCCGCGCAACAAAATGAAACATTAAACGTGGTTAAAATTGTAAAATTAGCTTTGGATATTTTCAATGAAGATTATATACATTTCATAGCTGATGAAGAAGAAATTATTGCGAAATTAGACCGTACACAATTAATACGCGTGGTTACCAATTTGGTTAAAAATGCCATACAGGCGGTCCCAGATGTGAAGTCGCCGAGGGTTTTGGTAAGTGTAGCATCTGAAGGGGATATGGTTAAAATATCGGTAGCAGATAATGGGCACGGTATAGAAAAGGATAATGAAGAAAAAATATTTGAACCTAAATTTACAACCAAGACTAGTGGTATGGGATTAGGTTTAGGTATGGTTAAAAATATAGTGGAAACGTACAAAGGAACTATTAAGTTTACATCGCATCTGGGCAGGGGAACAGTGTTCTGTGTTAAGTTTCCTAAAGAAAATATATAA
- a CDS encoding PA0069 family radical SAM protein: protein MNSNSSIKGRGSQKNTSNKFSAYSYETRNDFLEFCRLEGEVADKNKTQYIPIFPKTIVNKVTSPDVGMSYSMNMYQGCEHGCIYCYARNTHEFWGYSAGLDFERKILVKRNAPKLLEAKLKSKKWKACTIVLSGNTDCYQPAEQEFQLTRKCLKVFLKYRHPVGILTKNSLILRDLDILKELNEYGLIGVNISVTSLSEETRRILEPRTTTIKKRLEAIRILSDNGIPVNAMLAPIIPGINSHEILNLAKAVSDNGALSMAFTVVRLNGAIGEIFTDWIRKALPNSADKVLHQIQECHGGNLNDSRFGLRSKGEGKIATQIHDLVRLAKQTYFKNKNFPKLNTSLHESYKCGQLKLF from the coding sequence ATGAATTCTAATTCCTCGATTAAAGGAAGAGGTTCCCAAAAAAATACCAGTAATAAATTTTCTGCATATAGCTATGAAACTAGAAATGATTTTCTCGAATTCTGCCGTTTAGAAGGGGAAGTTGCTGATAAAAATAAAACCCAATACATTCCTATTTTTCCTAAAACCATAGTGAATAAAGTAACTAGCCCAGATGTGGGCATGAGTTATTCTATGAATATGTATCAAGGTTGTGAGCATGGTTGCATTTATTGTTATGCTAGAAATACACATGAATTTTGGGGCTATAGTGCCGGACTAGATTTTGAGCGAAAAATTCTGGTAAAGCGTAATGCTCCCAAACTTTTAGAAGCTAAACTAAAAAGTAAAAAGTGGAAGGCCTGTACCATTGTATTATCCGGCAATACAGATTGCTATCAACCGGCGGAACAAGAATTTCAGTTAACTAGAAAATGTTTAAAGGTATTTTTGAAATATAGGCATCCTGTAGGTATTCTTACTAAGAATTCTCTAATCTTGCGTGATTTGGATATTTTGAAAGAATTAAATGAATACGGACTAATTGGTGTTAATATTTCAGTTACTTCTTTATCAGAAGAAACTAGAAGAATATTAGAGCCTAGAACTACTACCATTAAAAAAAGACTTGAGGCCATTCGCATTTTATCTGATAACGGTATTCCCGTAAATGCAATGCTTGCACCAATAATACCAGGTATAAATAGTCACGAAATTTTAAACCTAGCAAAGGCAGTATCAGACAATGGAGCTTTATCTATGGCATTTACTGTAGTTCGGTTAAATGGGGCCATTGGTGAAATTTTTACAGATTGGATTCGCAAAGCCTTACCTAATAGTGCTGATAAAGTTTTACATCAAATTCAAGAATGCCATGGAGGTAACTTAAATGATAGTAGGTTTGGTTTACGCAGCAAAGGAGAAGGTAAAATTGCGACTCAAATTCATGATTTGGTGCGCTTAGCAAAGCAAACCTATTTTAAAAACAAAAATTTCCCTAAACTAAATACAAGTTTACACGAGTCTTATAAATGTGGTCAATTAAAACTATTTTGA
- a CDS encoding BrxA/BrxB family bacilliredoxin yields MYPAELVKPMRDDLASAGFEELYTADAVVNAINKEGTTLVVVNSVCGCAAANARPAAKMSLQNSKKPDYAVTVFAGVDKEAVDAARNLMIPFPPSSPSMALFKDGELVHMIERHHIEGRPAEMIAQNLVQAYEEFC; encoded by the coding sequence ATGTACCCTGCGGAATTAGTAAAACCAATGAGAGACGATCTGGCTTCTGCCGGATTTGAAGAATTATATACGGCAGATGCGGTAGTAAATGCCATTAATAAAGAAGGAACTACTTTGGTAGTTGTAAACTCTGTTTGCGGTTGTGCAGCAGCAAATGCTAGACCTGCTGCTAAAATGAGCTTGCAGAACAGCAAAAAACCTGATTACGCAGTTACTGTATTTGCAGGTGTAGATAAAGAAGCTGTGGATGCGGCAAGAAACTTAATGATACCTTTTCCTCCATCATCACCTTCAATGGCGTTATTTAAAGATGGTGAATTAGTTCATATGATTGAGCGTCACCATATTGAAGGTAGACCAGCTGAAATGATTGCACAAAACTTAGTACAAGCTTACGAAGAGTTTTGCTAG
- a CDS encoding MarC family protein: MDFHFNLREIATASMVLFAVIDILGSIPIIIGLRKKVGHIQSEKASIVAAIIMVSFLFLGEEILNLIGIDVNSFAVAGAFIIFFLAIEMILGITLYRDDEPESASIVPIAFPLIAGAGTLTSLLSLRAEYFVENIIVAIIINIIFVFIVLKSSVKIEKMLGKNGVNVIRKVFGVILMAIAVKLFAANINQLF; the protein is encoded by the coding sequence ATGGATTTTCATTTTAATTTAAGAGAGATAGCTACGGCCAGTATGGTACTTTTTGCGGTTATCGATATTCTTGGTAGTATTCCAATTATAATAGGCCTTAGAAAAAAAGTTGGCCATATTCAATCTGAAAAAGCATCCATAGTCGCCGCAATTATAATGGTATCATTTTTATTTTTAGGAGAAGAAATCCTAAACCTAATTGGCATTGATGTAAACTCATTTGCGGTTGCAGGAGCATTTATCATCTTCTTTCTTGCCATAGAAATGATTTTAGGCATTACGTTATATAGGGATGACGAGCCTGAAAGTGCCTCAATTGTACCTATTGCATTTCCTTTAATTGCTGGAGCCGGTACTTTGACTTCTTTATTATCTTTAAGAGCAGAATATTTTGTAGAGAACATTATTGTTGCAATTATAATCAATATAATTTTTGTTTTTATTGTACTTAAGTCATCGGTTAAAATCGAAAAAATGTTAGGTAAAAACGGCGTTAATGTAATTCGAAAAGTATTTGGCGTAATTTTAATGGCTATAGCTGTTAAATTATTTGCAGCGAATATTAATCAACTTTTCTAA
- a CDS encoding TerB family tellurite resistance protein translates to MIKWLGAVIGFSLRGLSGAILGFFAGSIIDGFFGNKKGNARSVFEDYTRPNVSAADFELNLLSLCSLVIKADGQVSKSEMDYVQQYFVSTYGKEKANAIFRNFNEINKKGEISAQKVCTFLAQRTRYEVRLQLLHFLFGIAQSDGTISNLEVQKIREIAGYLRVSLNEFDSIKAMFIKSANNSYKILDVEKSASDLEVKKAYREMAKKYHPDRVNTQDEAIKKGAEEKFKQVQEAYETIQKERGLN, encoded by the coding sequence ATGATAAAATGGTTGGGAGCCGTAATAGGTTTTTCTTTAAGAGGGCTGTCTGGTGCAATTTTAGGTTTTTTTGCAGGCAGTATTATAGACGGTTTTTTTGGAAATAAAAAAGGGAATGCTCGTAGTGTCTTTGAAGATTACACTAGACCAAATGTAAGTGCTGCGGATTTTGAATTGAATTTACTATCCTTATGCTCATTAGTTATAAAGGCAGACGGCCAAGTAAGTAAGTCTGAGATGGACTATGTTCAACAGTACTTTGTAAGCACCTATGGTAAAGAAAAAGCGAATGCCATTTTCAGAAATTTTAATGAAATAAATAAAAAGGGTGAAATTTCTGCCCAAAAAGTGTGTACCTTTTTAGCACAACGTACGCGTTATGAAGTACGTTTACAATTACTTCACTTTTTATTTGGTATTGCACAATCAGACGGTACTATCAGTAATCTAGAAGTTCAAAAAATAAGGGAGATCGCCGGTTATTTACGAGTTTCACTTAATGAATTTGATAGCATTAAAGCGATGTTCATAAAATCTGCTAATAATTCGTACAAAATTTTAGATGTTGAAAAATCGGCAAGTGATTTAGAAGTTAAGAAAGCATATAGAGAAATGGCCAAAAAATATCACCCAGACCGTGTAAATACACAAGATGAAGCTATAAAGAAAGGAGCTGAAGAAAAATTTAAGCAGGTACAAGAAGCTTATGAAACCATTCAAAAGGAACGTGGATTAAATTAA
- a CDS encoding deoxycytidylate deaminase: MKKEKQLKYDRAYLRMAKEWGKLSSCKRKQVGAIIVKNRMIISDGYNGTPTGFENFCEDEEGYTKWYVLHAEANAILKVASSTQSCQGATLYITLSPCRECSKLIHQSGIKRVVYQIGYKDDSGLKFLKKAGVEIEHMTEINAAI, from the coding sequence ATGAAAAAAGAGAAACAATTAAAGTATGACAGGGCTTATTTAAGAATGGCCAAAGAGTGGGGGAAACTATCTTCATGTAAAAGAAAACAAGTTGGGGCTATTATTGTAAAAAATAGAATGATTATTTCTGATGGTTATAATGGTACACCAACAGGTTTTGAGAATTTTTGTGAAGATGAAGAAGGATATACAAAGTGGTATGTTTTGCATGCCGAAGCCAATGCAATTCTCAAAGTAGCAAGTTCTACACAGTCTTGCCAAGGGGCTACACTTTACATTACATTATCGCCCTGTAGAGAATGTAGTAAGTTAATACATCAGTCTGGCATTAAACGTGTAGTGTATCAAATAGGTTACAAAGACGATTCTGGATTAAAATTCTTAAAAAAAGCAGGAGTAGAAATAGAACACATGACAGAAATAAATGCAGCGATCTAA
- a CDS encoding glycosyltransferase, with translation MNTENTTKIGTEKLKPGITNTKKKSFFSRIKHLIENANAWGIFVMGSTFVLMFGSAYLAYILQNDFTQLHLERRSTMIGLIFMIVAAAFFVFKLSFFVYTFVRFLKYKAIPSVSDKELPTVTVIVPAYNEGKQVWATLKSLANSDYPEHKVQLLAIDDGSKDDTWNWMLEAKKELGDRVSICQQPKNMGKRHALYRGFKEGNGEIFVTVDSDSIVDKDTLRNLVSPFIVDENCGAVAGNIRVLNNENKILPKMLDVSFALSFEFVRSSESTLNSVLCTPGALAAYRATAVFGCLEAWINQTFMGQASDIGEDRAMTNMILKQGFHVLFQRNAFAYTNVPEKYKGLYKMFIRWGRSNVRENIQMSKYVFTNFRKGPKAGTRLLFFSQFSRIVLCYPFVLFMLIFVFTHPLLFLSSTFISILVLSTFPVIFYAKRYTLVESFWAYSYSVLYTFGLFWITPYAIATASRSGWLTRELPQK, from the coding sequence ATGAACACCGAAAACACTACCAAAATAGGAACGGAAAAATTAAAGCCAGGTATAACCAATACCAAGAAAAAATCTTTTTTCTCTAGAATTAAACATCTTATAGAAAATGCCAATGCATGGGGTATCTTCGTAATGGGCAGCACATTTGTGTTAATGTTTGGTTCAGCTTACTTGGCATATATATTACAAAACGATTTTACCCAATTACATTTAGAAAGAAGAAGCACCATGATCGGATTAATTTTTATGATTGTAGCTGCTGCCTTTTTTGTGTTTAAACTTAGTTTTTTCGTATACACATTTGTAAGATTCTTAAAGTATAAGGCAATACCATCAGTTTCAGATAAGGAATTACCAACCGTTACTGTAATTGTGCCAGCTTACAATGAAGGAAAACAAGTGTGGGCAACTTTAAAAAGTTTAGCTAATAGTGATTACCCAGAGCATAAAGTTCAATTACTAGCTATTGATGATGGTAGTAAAGATGATACATGGAATTGGATGTTAGAGGCCAAAAAGGAATTAGGTGACCGAGTTTCTATTTGTCAGCAACCTAAGAATATGGGTAAACGTCATGCATTGTACAGAGGTTTCAAAGAAGGTAATGGTGAAATATTCGTTACAGTTGATAGTGATTCAATTGTTGATAAGGATACTTTGAGAAATTTAGTGAGCCCGTTTATCGTTGATGAGAACTGTGGTGCAGTTGCTGGTAATATTCGAGTATTGAATAATGAGAATAAAATATTACCTAAGATGCTAGACGTAAGTTTTGCTCTTAGCTTTGAGTTTGTTCGTTCTTCTGAAAGTACTTTAAATTCTGTATTATGTACTCCTGGGGCTTTAGCCGCATATAGAGCAACTGCTGTTTTTGGTTGTTTAGAGGCTTGGATCAATCAAACATTTATGGGTCAGGCATCAGATATCGGTGAAGATAGAGCAATGACGAATATGATTTTGAAACAAGGTTTTCATGTATTGTTCCAAAGAAATGCATTTGCCTATACTAATGTTCCTGAAAAATATAAAGGACTTTATAAAATGTTTATTAGATGGGGTAGAAGTAATGTTCGTGAAAATATTCAAATGTCTAAATATGTATTTACAAACTTTAGAAAAGGACCAAAAGCAGGAACTAGATTGTTGTTCTTTAGTCAATTCTCAAGAATTGTACTTTGTTACCCATTTGTACTGTTCATGTTAATTTTTGTTTTTACACATCCTTTATTGTTCTTAAGTTCTACGTTCATAAGCATATTGGTTTTATCAACATTCCCAGTTATTTTTTATGCAAAACGTTATACATTAGTGGAGTCTTTTTGGGCATATTCATACAGTGTTCTTTATACTTTTGGTTTATTTTGGATAACACCTTATGCAATTGCAACAGCAAGTAGAAGTGGTTGGTTAACAAGAGAGTTGCCACAGAAATAA
- a CDS encoding lysophospholipid acyltransferase family protein, whose product MRCTNILGTTYRFTNNHKLPTDRPLIIVTNHQSMYDIPPIIWYMRKYHPKFVSKKELGKGIPSVSFNLVHGGSVLIDRKDGKSAIMEIGKLGSYIEEHTRSAVIFPEGTRSRDGHPKPFKPMGLKMLLKKAPSALIVPISINNSWKLVQFGQFPMGLGAKVSFDVQEPIENKGDLDTLISQIEASVNSGINSFK is encoded by the coding sequence ATGCGATGTACCAATATTTTAGGCACTACATACAGGTTTACCAATAATCATAAGTTACCCACAGACAGGCCGTTAATTATTGTAACTAATCACCAAAGTATGTATGATATTCCGCCAATTATTTGGTACATGCGTAAGTATCACCCAAAATTTGTGAGTAAAAAAGAATTAGGAAAAGGTATACCCAGTGTTTCTTTTAACCTAGTACACGGTGGCTCTGTATTAATTGATAGAAAAGATGGTAAATCTGCTATTATGGAGATCGGTAAACTCGGTAGTTATATCGAAGAACATACTAGAAGTGCTGTAATATTTCCAGAAGGTACAAGAAGTAGAGATGGACACCCTAAACCATTTAAACCAATGGGGTTAAAAATGCTGCTTAAAAAAGCACCATCAGCATTAATTGTACCCATTAGCATAAATAATTCATGGAAACTAGTGCAATTTGGACAATTTCCCATGGGCTTAGGTGCAAAAGTTTCTTTTGATGTACAAGAACCCATTGAAAACAAAGGAGATTTAGATACCCTTATTTCACAAATAGAAGCTTCAGTAAACAGTGGTATAAATAGCTTTAAATGA
- a CDS encoding HupE/UreJ family protein, which yields MQEFWFYIQLGLQHVLDINAYDHILFLSALALPFTFKSWKKVLLLATVFTFTHCLALVLSVYEIVIVEASWIEFLIPVTIILTAIYNLFYKDSKEDKKAIWFHALATGFFGLIHGFGFSNYFKMMIMGEEDKLGPLFGFAAGIEISQVVIVLMILVLAFIAQSILKINQRVFITVGSILIALITLPLLYQTLPV from the coding sequence ATGCAAGAATTTTGGTTTTATATACAATTAGGGTTACAGCATGTTTTAGATATAAATGCATATGACCATATTTTGTTTTTATCTGCGTTAGCACTCCCTTTTACTTTTAAAAGTTGGAAAAAAGTTTTGCTTTTAGCAACCGTTTTTACATTTACACATTGTTTGGCATTGGTATTGTCAGTTTATGAAATCGTAATTGTAGAAGCTAGTTGGATCGAGTTTTTAATACCTGTTACTATTATATTAACAGCTATATATAATTTATTCTATAAAGACTCTAAAGAAGATAAAAAAGCTATTTGGTTTCATGCATTGGCCACAGGTTTTTTTGGGTTAATACACGGCTTCGGATTTTCTAATTATTTTAAAATGATGATTATGGGTGAAGAGGATAAATTGGGACCTTTATTTGGTTTTGCTGCGGGCATAGAAATTTCACAAGTGGTTATTGTTTTGATGATTCTTGTATTGGCTTTTATTGCTCAATCTATTTTAAAAATAAATCAGAGGGTGTTCATTACAGTTGGCAGTATTTTGATTGCATTAATAACGCTGCCATTGTTATATCAAACTTTACCAGTTTAA